From Amycolatopsis sp. YIM 10, the proteins below share one genomic window:
- a CDS encoding maleylpyruvate isomerase family mycothiol-dependent enzyme, with product MSGVGDTMDMAVRERADFADFLATLTPEQWEVPSLCAQWTVRELVAHTVSYDELSWPDTLRRFARGRFRPGRVNALGVAEYLRSPDQLLALLRAHPRPRGLSAGFGGMIALVDTTIHHQDIRRPLGLPREIPPERLRAALRLALRAPPVGAFLRSRGLTMVATDVDWRHGRGPEVRGPGEAVLMAMAGRGHALPELTGPGLPVLTARV from the coding sequence ATGAGCGGCGTGGGGGACACCATGGACATGGCCGTGCGCGAGCGCGCCGACTTCGCGGACTTCCTCGCCACCCTCACCCCCGAGCAGTGGGAAGTGCCCAGCCTGTGTGCACAGTGGACCGTGCGTGAGCTGGTCGCGCACACCGTCAGCTACGACGAGCTGAGCTGGCCGGACACGCTCCGCCGGTTCGCCAGGGGCCGCTTCCGGCCCGGCCGGGTCAACGCCCTCGGCGTCGCGGAGTACCTGCGGTCGCCGGATCAGCTCCTCGCCCTGCTCCGCGCGCACCCGCGTCCGCGCGGGCTCAGCGCGGGCTTCGGCGGCATGATCGCGCTGGTCGACACCACCATCCACCACCAGGACATCCGCCGCCCGCTCGGCCTGCCCCGCGAGATCCCGCCCGAGCGGCTCCGCGCCGCGCTGCGTCTCGCGCTCAGGGCCCCGCCGGTCGGCGCGTTCCTGCGTTCCCGCGGCCTCACCATGGTGGCCACCGACGTCGACTGGCGCCACGGCCGCGGCCCCGAAGTCCGCGGGCCCGGCGAGGCGGTGCTGATGGCGATGGCCGGTCGCGGGCACGCCCTGCCCGAGCTGACCGGCCCCGGGCTGCCCGTGCTCACCGCCCGGGTCTGA
- a CDS encoding dihydrofolate reductase family protein, producing MSKIVNATYMTLDGDISNMMDWHFDYFGEEAQKAATTQLAEADALIMGRETYDGFSAAWSSRAGADEFADRMNNIKKYVVSSTLTEPEWSNTEVISENVVEKIREIKESGTNLLQYGFGDVSRLMLENGLLDELRLWLHPVLSGKAQASELLYRDTPQAKFTFNGVEAHDTGLLILSYVPVNATKG from the coding sequence ATGAGCAAGATCGTCAACGCCACCTACATGACCCTCGACGGCGACATCAGCAACATGATGGACTGGCACTTCGACTACTTCGGCGAGGAAGCCCAGAAGGCCGCCACCACCCAGCTCGCCGAGGCCGACGCGCTGATCATGGGCCGCGAGACCTACGACGGCTTCTCCGCGGCCTGGTCCTCGCGCGCCGGGGCCGACGAGTTCGCCGACCGGATGAACAACATCAAGAAGTACGTGGTCTCGTCCACGCTGACCGAGCCCGAGTGGTCGAACACCGAGGTGATCAGCGAGAACGTGGTCGAGAAGATCCGCGAGATCAAGGAGTCCGGCACGAACCTGCTGCAGTACGGCTTCGGCGACGTCAGCAGGCTGATGCTGGAGAACGGCCTGCTCGACGAGCTGCGGCTGTGGCTGCACCCGGTGCTCTCGGGCAAGGCGCAGGCCTCGGAGCTGCTCTACCGCGACACGCCGCAGGCGAAGTTCACCTTCAACGGCGTCGAGGCGCACGACACCGGACTGCTCATCCTCAGCTACGTCCCGGTGAACGCGACGAAGGGCTGA